The Pseudomonas sp. KU26590 genomic sequence CATGACGGCGCCGTAGTCGACCGTCTTGTCGCCACGGATGAACACTTGAGTCTGCTTGCCGGCCTCACGACCGGCCGCAATGATTTTGGTCACTGCGCTGGTCAGTTGCGGCAAGGTCATCGCCTTGTCCATTTGCTTGTCGGTGTCGACTTCGCTGCCAAGGTTCCAGTAGTAGGTCTTGTCAGCCTTGATCGAGATCGTCAGGACCTGATTGTTGTTGTCCTGCGGCAAAGCCTCGCTGGAGACCTTGGGCAGATCAACTTTCACGCCCTGGTTGATCATCGGAGCCGTCACCATGAAGATGACCAGCAGCACCAGCATCACGTCGATGTACGGCACCACGTTCATTTCGGCGACCGGCTTGCGCTTGTTGCGTCGGCCGCGAGCGATTAAAGCCATTGGGAAATACCTGCTTATTCTTCGC encodes the following:
- the tolR gene encoding protein TolR, with product MALIARGRRNKRKPVAEMNVVPYIDVMLVLLVIFMVTAPMINQGVKVDLPKVSSEALPQDNNNQVLTISIKADKTYYWNLGSEVDTDKQMDKAMTLPQLTSAVTKIIAAGREAGKQTQVFIRGDKTVDYGAVMGTMGGLQKAGVGNVGLITEAP